A single region of the Brassica rapa cultivar Chiifu-401-42 chromosome A03, CAAS_Brap_v3.01, whole genome shotgun sequence genome encodes:
- the LOC103859841 gene encoding kinesin-like protein KIN-12F isoform X2, which yields MADSKWSFLPKSVSAHLNPRSDIENAPPNIPDPRTKSISKSPALRSQIDRRGQVSATRRTALKARSEVEEASNPPHVKVVVRIRPTKEYCWTVKKLSDDSYSVRDRKFTFDSVLDSIHNQEDVFQQIGVPLVRDALSGYNTSVLSYGQNGSGKTYTMWGPAGSMLEDPSPKGEQGLAPRVFQMLFSEIEREKMKSDVNYQCRCSFLEIYNGQISDLIDQTQRNLKIKDDAKNGTYVENLTAEYVDSYEDVAQILMKGLSSRKVGATSTSFQSSRSHVILSFIIESWSKGASSRCFNTTRTSRINLVDLAGVGTNVRDATKHCVEEEKFLKKSLSELGHVVDALAKNVHPGISDHSLHKTSCLTHLLQESLGGNSKLTIMCNILPSDKNTKRTMSTLRFGERAKSMGNKPLINEISEEDVNDLSDQIRLLKEELIRAKADCHSVGSKDNLGAKSARENLNQLRVSLNRSLMLPKIDIEEEEIMVDEDDVKELHQQIKSFRGSFSEKQKKLPVYRESVSSSFVTAFGESELMDDDEIFSEEVEAEEKDLDESFKECDDASAATITKSTEKSRIKEFASANNMSINPCRQSLILQEPIQSESPKIRNSLRRSIALSSSCLRNQNSLALSIKSSCLAESQHIRASLRGSKIFTGSTESLAASLRRGLDIIENPLSPASNRCSVSLSSDNLTMQPSTETLQDDQVPLSPLCPSCRQKSENNSTVLSSSKLSNVVEGDGHHQGLTEKQQELEILCTEQAAKIEKLTRLVEQHKHQTVNETEKLAGVSNGEQFSSANENQFLSCNDVVERDQANQIPNGDFDIGEKEALLKEIEDLKSKLQKPVTMSTNELRSSLLARSFQLRNKNAEKDIEEERLKCTEMESEWISLTDELRVEIETQRSRADKAEGQLKQEKLSTEELEDALRRAVLGHARFVEHYTELQEKYNDLGSRYKATGEWITELKKAVAKAGKKGCGSRFAKSLATELSALRVERERERDFLKKENVSLKIQLRDTAEAVHTAGEVLVRLREAEQSASAAEEKFNEVEEENEKLKKKMEKLKRRHKLEMATLKQSLKQNTLPESALQPLHQRNLEIEEEGM from the exons ATGGCGGATTCAAAATGGAGCTTCCTTCCCAAATCCGTATCCGCACACTTGAACCCTAGATCCGACATCGAGAACGCACCTCCGAACATCCCTGACCCGAGAACTAAATCAATTTCGAAATCACCGGCTCTCAGGAGTCAGATCGACCGGCGAGGCCAAGTGTCAGCGACTCGG CGAACGGCGTTGAAAGCTCGCAGTGAAGTAGAGGAAGCTTCGAATCCACCGCATGTGAAGGTTGTGGTGAGGATAAGACCTACGAAAGAGTATTGCTGGACTGTTAAAAAGCTTTCCGATGATTCTTATTCCGTTAGGGATCGCAAGTTTACTTTCGACTCTGTTCTCGACTCTATTCATAATCAG GAGGATGTGTTTCAGCAAATAGGTGTTCCTTTGGTGAGGGATGCATTATCAGGTTACAACACTAGTGTCCTATCATATGGACAG AATGGAAGCGGGAAGACATACACAATGTGGGGTCCAGCAGGTTCAATGCTGGAAGATCCATCTCCTAAAGGCGAGCAAGGACTCGCGCCTCGCGTCTTTCAGATGCTGTTTTCTGAAATTGAGAGA GAGAAGATGAAGTCCGATGTAAACTATCAGTGCCGTTGTTCTTTTCTTGAG ATATACAATGGGCAAATCAGTGATTTGATCGATCAAACCCAGAGAAACCTTAAG ATAAAGGATGATGCAAAGAATGGTACTTATGTTGAAAACTTGACTGCGGAATATGTGGATAGCTACGAGGATGTTGCTCAAATATTGATGAAG GGGCTGTCAAGCAGAAAAGTTGGAGCAACTAGCACAAGTTTTCAAAGTTCTAGATCACATGTCATACTTTCTTTCATAATCGAGTCCTGGAGCAAG GGAGCTTCGTCAAGGTGTTTCAATACCACCAGAACAAGCAGGATCAACCTTGTTGATCTTGCTGGAGTGGGAACAAACGTACGTGATGCTACTAAACACTGTGTCGAGGAAGAGAAATTCTTAAAGAAGTCCCTATCCGAGCTCGG ACATGTTGTGGATGCTCTAGCTAAAAACGTCCACCCTGGAATATCTGACCACAGTCTTCATAAAACCTCTTGCTTGACGCATTTATTGCAAGAATCGCTTGGTGGCAATTCAAAACTCACTATCATGTGCAACATTCTTCCAAGCGACAA AAACACAAAAAGAACAATGAGCACCCTTCGATTTGGTGAACGAGCTAAATCTATGGGAAACAAACCACTGATAAATGAGATCTCAGAAGAAGATGTGAATGATTTGAGTGACCAGATTCGTCTTCTAAAG GAAGAACTTATAAGAGCCAAAGCTGATTGTCACTCTGTTGGGAGTAAAGATAATCTGGGAGCAAAGAGTGCACGTGAAAATTTGAATCAACTAAGAGTTAGTCTTAACCGGTCTCTGATGCTACCGAAAATTGATATTGAAGAGGAAGAGATAATGGTCGATGAGGATGATGTAAAGGAACTCCATCAGCAAATCAAGTCCTTCCGTGGTTCATTCAGTGAGAAACAAAAGAAGCTCCCTGTCTACAGAGAGTCAGTCAGCTCTTCCTTTGTTACAGCATTCGGTGAATCAGAGCTTATGGATGATGATGAGATCTTTTCAGAAGAAGTAGAAGCTGAAGAGAAAGATTTGGATGAATCTTTCAAAGAATGTGACGACGCCAGTGCTGCAACAATCACCAAATCAACTGAGAAATCAAGGATAAAGGAATTTGCATCGGCAAACAACATGTCAATAAATCCTTGCCGCCAATCCTTAATCTTGCAAGAACCAATCCAGTCCGAGTCTCCTAAAATCAGAAACTCTCTAAGGAGGAGCATAGCTCTTTCTTCCTCATGTCTCAGGAACCAGAATAGCCTGGCGCTGAGCATAAAGTCCTCGTGTCTTGCAGAGAGCCAACATATCAGGGCATCTTTACGTGGAAGCAAGATATTCACAGGCTCCACGGAATCTCTAGCTGCAAGTCTGCGGAGAGGCTTGGATATTATTGAAAATCCACTGAGCCCTGCATCAAACCGATGCTCAGTTTCTTTGTCTTCTGATAACTTGACCATGCAACCTTCCACGGAGACACTGCAAGATGATCAAGTACCTCTTTCACCACTCTGTCCTTCCTGCAGACAGAAATCTGAGAACAATTCTACTGTTCTTAGCAGCTCCAAATTGTCAAACGTAGTTGAAGGA GATGGACATCATCAAGGGCTTACTGAGAAACAGCAAGAGCTTGAAATTTTGTGCACAGAGCAAGCAGCCAAGATTGAGAAGCTAACGCGCCTG GTAGAGCAACACAAACATCAAACTGTGAATGAAACAGAAAAACTTGCTGGAGTAAGTAATGGAGAACAGTTTTCTTCAGCAAACGAAAATCAG TTTCTCAGCTGTAATGATGTTGTTGAGCGTGACCAAGCAAACCAGATCCCAAATGGAGACTTTGATATTGGCGAGAAGGAGGCACTACTTAAAGAAATTGAAGATCTGAAAAGCAAATTGCAGAAACCTGTAACCATGTCCACCAACGAGCTGAGATCATCATTGTTGGCCCGTTCGTTTCAACTACGCAACAAGAATGCTGAAAAAGATATCGAGGAAGAACGACTTAAGTGCACAGAAATGGAGAGCGAGTGGATATCATTGACAGACGAACTCAGAGTTGAGATTGAAACACAACGCTCACGCGCAGATAAAGCTGAAGGACAGCTTAAACAAGAGAAACTATCTACTGAGGAGTTAGAGGATGCACTTCGACGAGCTGTTCTTGGTCATGCCAGGTTTGTTGAGCACTACACAGAGCTACAAGAGAAGTACAACGACTTAGGCTCAAGGTATAAAGCAACGGGGGAGTGGATAACAGAGTTGAAGAAGGCAGTAGCAAAGGCTGGGAAAAAAGGTTGCGGTTCCCGTTTCGCTAAATCACTTGCTACTGAGCTCTCTGCACTCCGagtagaaagagagagagaaagagattttTTGAAGAAGGAGAACGTGAGCCTTAAGATTCAACTGAGGGATACCGCTGAAGCTGTTCATACTGCTGGAGAAGTTCTTGTTAGACTCAGAGAAGCCGAACAATCAGCATCAGCTGCTGAG GAAAAGTTTAATGAGGTGGAAGAAGAAAACGAGAAGCTAAAGAAGAAAATGGAAAAGTTGAAGAGGAGACACAAGTTAGAAATGGCAACACTCAAACAGAGTCTAAAGCAAAACACATTGCCTGAATCTGCATTACAGCCACTGCATCAGAGGAACTTGGAGATTGAAGAAGAAGGTATGTAG
- the LOC103860208 gene encoding geranylgeranyl pyrophosphate synthase 10, mitochondrial has product MGTQDALLYTLISILLSLLLLFWRFLWLSYIAVTSTTHLTSHHNPSTSHSLTAESDESEFMSYMLRKSKSVNKALDEAVPLCEPVLKIREAMRYTLLSNGKRVRPMLCLAACELVGGHESTAMPSACAVEMIHASSIILDDLPCMDDDSLRRGKPTNHKVFGEDIAILASVALMGLAVKKTSSSTDVPPERVLRAVQVMTQAVGTEGLVAGQAEDLAGEGMSFEENEAGLEHLEFIHIHKTASLLEAAAVVGALMGGGSDEEIERLRKYARCIGLMFQVVDDVLDVTRSSEELGKTAGKDVMAGKLTYPKVMGVEKSREYAERLNREAREHLRGFDSDKAAPLLFLADYIVNRQN; this is encoded by the coding sequence ATGGGAACTCAAGACGCTCTTCTTTACACTCTCATCTCCATCCTTCTATCTCTCCTACTCTTGTTTTGGAGATTCCTATGGCTCTCTTACATAGCTGTTACATCTACGACACATCTAACCAGCCACCATAATCCCTCGACCAGCCATTCTCTGACGGCTGAAAGCGACGAATCTGAGTTCATGTCCTATATGCTACGTAAGTCTAAGTCCGTCAACAAGGCACTAGACGAGGCCGTTCCACTTTGCGAGCCAGTACTCAAGATCCGTGAGGCCATGAGGTATACGCTTCTCTCCAACGGCAAACGCGTAAGACCAATGCTTTGTTTGGCTGCATGCGAGCTAGTCGGCGGCCATGAGTCAACCGCTATGCCTTCGGCATGTGCAGTTGAGATGATCCACGCGTCGTCTATCATCTTAGACGACCTCCCTTGCATGGACGATGACAGCCTCCGCCGCGGAAAACCCACCAACCATAAAGTATTTGGCGAGGATATAGCCATTTTGGCGTCCGTTGCGCTCATGGGTTTGGCCGTCAAAAAAACCTCGTCATCCACCGATGTTCCTCCAGAGAGGGTTCTCCGGGCCGTTCAGGTGATGACGCAAGCGGTGGGAACAGAAGGGCTCGTTGCGGGACAAGCTGAGGATCTTGCCGGAGAAGGGATGAGTTTTGAGGAAAATGAAGCGGGACTGGAACATCTTGAGTTTATACATATTCATAAAACGGCGTCGTTGCTTGAGGCAGCAGCGGTGGTGGGAGCCTTAATGGGAGGTGGCTCTGATGAAGAGATTGAGAGGCTTAGGAAATACGCGAGATGTATTGGGCTGATGTTTCAAGTGGTGGATGATGTGCTCGACGTGACTAGGTCGTCAGAGGAGCTGGGGAAAACCGCTGGTAAAGATGTGATGGCTGGTAAGCTGACGTATCCGAAAGTGATGGGAGTGGAGAAGTCGAGAGAATATGCAGAAAGGTTGAACAGAGAAGCCAGAGAGCATCTTCGTGGGTTTGATTCAGACAAGGCAGCTCCTCTGTTGTTTCTGGCTGATTACATTGTCAACAGACAAAACTGA
- the LOC103859841 gene encoding kinesin-like protein KIN-12F isoform X1, with product MADSKWSFLPKSVSAHLNPRSDIENAPPNIPDPRTKSISKSPALRSQIDRRGQVSATRRTALKARSEVEEASNPPHVKVVVRIRPTKEYCWTVKKLSDDSYSVRDRKFTFDSVLDSIHNQEDVFQQIGVPLVRDALSGYNTSVLSYGQNGSGKTYTMWGPAGSMLEDPSPKGEQGLAPRVFQMLFSEIEREKMKSDVNYQCRCSFLEIYNGQISDLIDQTQRNLKIKDDAKNGTYVENLTAEYVDSYEDVAQILMKGLSSRKVGATSTSFQSSRSHVILSFIIESWSKGASSRCFNTTRTSRINLVDLAGVGTNVRDATKHCVEEEKFLKKSLSELGHVVDALAKNVHPGISDHSLHKTSCLTHLLQESLGGNSKLTIMCNILPSDKNTKRTMSTLRFGERAKSMGNKPLINEISEEDVNDLSDQIRLLKEELIRAKADCHSVGSKDNLGAKSARENLNQLRVSLNRSLMLPKIDIEEEEIMVDEDDVKELHQQIKSFRGSFSEKQKKLPVYRESVSSSFVTAFGESELMDDDEIFSEEVEAEEKDLDESFKECDDASAATITKSTEKSRIKEFASANNMSINPCRQSLILQEPIQSESPKIRNSLRRSIALSSSCLRNQNSLALSIKSSCLAESQHIRASLRGSKIFTGSTESLAASLRRGLDIIENPLSPASNRCSVSLSSDNLTMQPSTETLQDDQVPLSPLCPSCRQKSENNSTVLSSSKLSNVVEGDGHHQGLTEKQQELEILCTEQAAKIEKLTRLLLLYLLQVEQHKHQTVNETEKLAGVSNGEQFSSANENQFLSCNDVVERDQANQIPNGDFDIGEKEALLKEIEDLKSKLQKPVTMSTNELRSSLLARSFQLRNKNAEKDIEEERLKCTEMESEWISLTDELRVEIETQRSRADKAEGQLKQEKLSTEELEDALRRAVLGHARFVEHYTELQEKYNDLGSRYKATGEWITELKKAVAKAGKKGCGSRFAKSLATELSALRVERERERDFLKKENVSLKIQLRDTAEAVHTAGEVLVRLREAEQSASAAEEKFNEVEEENEKLKKKMEKLKRRHKLEMATLKQSLKQNTLPESALQPLHQRNLEIEEEGM from the exons ATGGCGGATTCAAAATGGAGCTTCCTTCCCAAATCCGTATCCGCACACTTGAACCCTAGATCCGACATCGAGAACGCACCTCCGAACATCCCTGACCCGAGAACTAAATCAATTTCGAAATCACCGGCTCTCAGGAGTCAGATCGACCGGCGAGGCCAAGTGTCAGCGACTCGG CGAACGGCGTTGAAAGCTCGCAGTGAAGTAGAGGAAGCTTCGAATCCACCGCATGTGAAGGTTGTGGTGAGGATAAGACCTACGAAAGAGTATTGCTGGACTGTTAAAAAGCTTTCCGATGATTCTTATTCCGTTAGGGATCGCAAGTTTACTTTCGACTCTGTTCTCGACTCTATTCATAATCAG GAGGATGTGTTTCAGCAAATAGGTGTTCCTTTGGTGAGGGATGCATTATCAGGTTACAACACTAGTGTCCTATCATATGGACAG AATGGAAGCGGGAAGACATACACAATGTGGGGTCCAGCAGGTTCAATGCTGGAAGATCCATCTCCTAAAGGCGAGCAAGGACTCGCGCCTCGCGTCTTTCAGATGCTGTTTTCTGAAATTGAGAGA GAGAAGATGAAGTCCGATGTAAACTATCAGTGCCGTTGTTCTTTTCTTGAG ATATACAATGGGCAAATCAGTGATTTGATCGATCAAACCCAGAGAAACCTTAAG ATAAAGGATGATGCAAAGAATGGTACTTATGTTGAAAACTTGACTGCGGAATATGTGGATAGCTACGAGGATGTTGCTCAAATATTGATGAAG GGGCTGTCAAGCAGAAAAGTTGGAGCAACTAGCACAAGTTTTCAAAGTTCTAGATCACATGTCATACTTTCTTTCATAATCGAGTCCTGGAGCAAG GGAGCTTCGTCAAGGTGTTTCAATACCACCAGAACAAGCAGGATCAACCTTGTTGATCTTGCTGGAGTGGGAACAAACGTACGTGATGCTACTAAACACTGTGTCGAGGAAGAGAAATTCTTAAAGAAGTCCCTATCCGAGCTCGG ACATGTTGTGGATGCTCTAGCTAAAAACGTCCACCCTGGAATATCTGACCACAGTCTTCATAAAACCTCTTGCTTGACGCATTTATTGCAAGAATCGCTTGGTGGCAATTCAAAACTCACTATCATGTGCAACATTCTTCCAAGCGACAA AAACACAAAAAGAACAATGAGCACCCTTCGATTTGGTGAACGAGCTAAATCTATGGGAAACAAACCACTGATAAATGAGATCTCAGAAGAAGATGTGAATGATTTGAGTGACCAGATTCGTCTTCTAAAG GAAGAACTTATAAGAGCCAAAGCTGATTGTCACTCTGTTGGGAGTAAAGATAATCTGGGAGCAAAGAGTGCACGTGAAAATTTGAATCAACTAAGAGTTAGTCTTAACCGGTCTCTGATGCTACCGAAAATTGATATTGAAGAGGAAGAGATAATGGTCGATGAGGATGATGTAAAGGAACTCCATCAGCAAATCAAGTCCTTCCGTGGTTCATTCAGTGAGAAACAAAAGAAGCTCCCTGTCTACAGAGAGTCAGTCAGCTCTTCCTTTGTTACAGCATTCGGTGAATCAGAGCTTATGGATGATGATGAGATCTTTTCAGAAGAAGTAGAAGCTGAAGAGAAAGATTTGGATGAATCTTTCAAAGAATGTGACGACGCCAGTGCTGCAACAATCACCAAATCAACTGAGAAATCAAGGATAAAGGAATTTGCATCGGCAAACAACATGTCAATAAATCCTTGCCGCCAATCCTTAATCTTGCAAGAACCAATCCAGTCCGAGTCTCCTAAAATCAGAAACTCTCTAAGGAGGAGCATAGCTCTTTCTTCCTCATGTCTCAGGAACCAGAATAGCCTGGCGCTGAGCATAAAGTCCTCGTGTCTTGCAGAGAGCCAACATATCAGGGCATCTTTACGTGGAAGCAAGATATTCACAGGCTCCACGGAATCTCTAGCTGCAAGTCTGCGGAGAGGCTTGGATATTATTGAAAATCCACTGAGCCCTGCATCAAACCGATGCTCAGTTTCTTTGTCTTCTGATAACTTGACCATGCAACCTTCCACGGAGACACTGCAAGATGATCAAGTACCTCTTTCACCACTCTGTCCTTCCTGCAGACAGAAATCTGAGAACAATTCTACTGTTCTTAGCAGCTCCAAATTGTCAAACGTAGTTGAAGGA GATGGACATCATCAAGGGCTTACTGAGAAACAGCAAGAGCTTGAAATTTTGTGCACAGAGCAAGCAGCCAAGATTGAGAAGCTAACGCGCCTG TTACTGTTATATCTTCTTCAGGTAGAGCAACACAAACATCAAACTGTGAATGAAACAGAAAAACTTGCTGGAGTAAGTAATGGAGAACAGTTTTCTTCAGCAAACGAAAATCAG TTTCTCAGCTGTAATGATGTTGTTGAGCGTGACCAAGCAAACCAGATCCCAAATGGAGACTTTGATATTGGCGAGAAGGAGGCACTACTTAAAGAAATTGAAGATCTGAAAAGCAAATTGCAGAAACCTGTAACCATGTCCACCAACGAGCTGAGATCATCATTGTTGGCCCGTTCGTTTCAACTACGCAACAAGAATGCTGAAAAAGATATCGAGGAAGAACGACTTAAGTGCACAGAAATGGAGAGCGAGTGGATATCATTGACAGACGAACTCAGAGTTGAGATTGAAACACAACGCTCACGCGCAGATAAAGCTGAAGGACAGCTTAAACAAGAGAAACTATCTACTGAGGAGTTAGAGGATGCACTTCGACGAGCTGTTCTTGGTCATGCCAGGTTTGTTGAGCACTACACAGAGCTACAAGAGAAGTACAACGACTTAGGCTCAAGGTATAAAGCAACGGGGGAGTGGATAACAGAGTTGAAGAAGGCAGTAGCAAAGGCTGGGAAAAAAGGTTGCGGTTCCCGTTTCGCTAAATCACTTGCTACTGAGCTCTCTGCACTCCGagtagaaagagagagagaaagagattttTTGAAGAAGGAGAACGTGAGCCTTAAGATTCAACTGAGGGATACCGCTGAAGCTGTTCATACTGCTGGAGAAGTTCTTGTTAGACTCAGAGAAGCCGAACAATCAGCATCAGCTGCTGAG GAAAAGTTTAATGAGGTGGAAGAAGAAAACGAGAAGCTAAAGAAGAAAATGGAAAAGTTGAAGAGGAGACACAAGTTAGAAATGGCAACACTCAAACAGAGTCTAAAGCAAAACACATTGCCTGAATCTGCATTACAGCCACTGCATCAGAGGAACTTGGAGATTGAAGAAGAAGGTATGTAG